A section of the Solitalea canadensis DSM 3403 genome encodes:
- a CDS encoding Ldh family oxidoreductase: MAEVSYSTFDVERLRTFTIDIFLKMGVPLHDAELAADVLIKADLRGIDSHGVARLSGYVRLWQKGRINPTPNIRIVHETPSTATIDGDAGLGLVVAPKAMQIAIEKAEKAGSGWISVKNSNHFGIAAYHAMMAVEKDMIGMSMTNASPLVAPTFSTERMLGTNPICYAFPTGKYAPVVMDMATSAAANGKLEIAQRKDVEVPHGWIQDKGGNDTTDANGLKKGGSLLPLGSDRDHGSHKGFCLGSVVDILSAVLSGASYGPWVPPFVAFLDPLDNQPGQGLGHFLGAMRVDGFRPVDEFKQHMDNWVHRFKTAETAPGYDSVIIPGEPETAAENERITAGIPLISLVVEDLRCLATKMEVTFPKSI; encoded by the coding sequence ATGGCCGAAGTAAGCTACAGTACTTTTGATGTTGAGAGATTACGAACATTTACTATTGATATTTTCTTAAAAATGGGGGTTCCGCTCCATGATGCAGAACTTGCCGCTGATGTATTAATCAAAGCTGATTTACGAGGTATTGATTCACATGGTGTCGCTCGCTTAAGCGGATACGTTCGCTTATGGCAAAAAGGCCGTATCAATCCGACCCCAAATATTCGTATAGTGCATGAAACACCAAGTACTGCAACTATTGATGGAGATGCCGGACTGGGCTTAGTTGTTGCACCAAAAGCCATGCAAATTGCCATTGAAAAAGCTGAAAAAGCTGGCTCTGGCTGGATTTCCGTTAAAAACTCCAATCATTTTGGTATCGCTGCCTATCATGCAATGATGGCTGTTGAAAAAGATATGATTGGCATGTCGATGACAAATGCTTCTCCCCTCGTTGCCCCAACTTTCTCCACAGAAAGAATGCTAGGTACCAACCCGATTTGTTATGCATTTCCAACAGGAAAATATGCGCCTGTGGTAATGGATATGGCCACATCAGCAGCTGCGAATGGCAAATTAGAAATTGCTCAGCGTAAGGATGTGGAAGTTCCTCATGGCTGGATTCAGGATAAAGGCGGAAATGACACTACTGATGCTAACGGTTTAAAAAAAGGAGGTTCACTTTTGCCTCTTGGTAGCGATCGCGATCATGGTAGTCACAAAGGTTTTTGTCTGGGTTCTGTAGTAGATATCTTATCAGCTGTACTTTCTGGCGCAAGCTATGGACCATGGGTTCCTCCTTTCGTTGCTTTCTTAGATCCATTAGATAATCAACCCGGACAAGGCTTAGGTCATTTTTTGGGTGCTATGCGTGTAGACGGTTTCCGTCCGGTTGATGAATTTAAACAGCATATGGACAACTGGGTACATCGTTTTAAAACGGCTGAAACCGCTCCTGGATACGATTCAGTAATCATCCCCGGTGAACCTGAAACAGCAGCAGAGAACGAACGCATAACAGCAGGAATTCCATTAATTTCCTTAGTAGTAGAAGACCTTCGTTGTCTGGCCACAAAAATGGAAGTAACGTTTCCGAAAAGTATATAG
- a CDS encoding prephenate dehydrogenase, whose product MKLTVIGLGLIGGSLAKDLRSKGIAKHIIGVDKNEKHCAEAKELGIIDEYQPLEKAVSDADLVIVSVPVNATLKVLPLVLDAINEKTVVMDVGSTKSEICKVVENHPKRRNYVANHPIAGTENSGPSAAIDGLYDKKTTIICEEEKSDPKAVLLVKVIHEAIGMHVIHMGAEEHDRHIAYVSHLSHVISYVLGKTVLEIEKDETNIFELAGSGFASTARLAKSSPEMWTPIFIQNKKSLLKSVDEYMKNLQDFRDLIANDDESALFSEIGKINDIRRVLEGLALKRAKGN is encoded by the coding sequence ATGAAATTAACCGTTATTGGATTGGGTCTGATCGGAGGCTCACTCGCTAAAGATTTACGTTCTAAAGGAATCGCAAAACATATTATTGGTGTTGATAAGAACGAAAAACATTGTGCTGAAGCTAAAGAGCTTGGCATTATTGATGAATATCAACCTCTCGAAAAAGCGGTAAGTGATGCTGACCTTGTTATTGTATCCGTTCCAGTAAATGCAACACTAAAGGTACTTCCTCTGGTTCTGGATGCTATTAATGAGAAGACGGTTGTAATGGATGTAGGTTCTACCAAGTCGGAGATCTGCAAGGTAGTGGAAAACCATCCTAAACGCCGTAATTATGTTGCCAATCATCCGATTGCCGGTACTGAAAACTCAGGACCGTCTGCCGCCATTGATGGTTTGTATGATAAAAAAACAACCATTATTTGCGAAGAAGAAAAATCAGACCCGAAAGCTGTTTTATTAGTAAAGGTTATTCATGAGGCTATCGGCATGCATGTGATTCACATGGGAGCCGAAGAGCACGATCGCCATATTGCTTATGTGTCACATCTTTCGCATGTTATTTCATACGTTTTAGGAAAAACCGTTTTGGAGATTGAAAAAGACGAAACTAACATTTTTGAGTTAGCAGGTTCGGGGTTTGCTTCTACAGCCCGTTTAGCCAAAAGTTCCCCAGAAATGTGGACACCGATCTTTATTCAAAATAAAAAGTCGCTTTTAAAATCGGTAGACGAATACATGAAAAATCTGCAGGATTTTCGTGATCTTATTGCCAACGATGATGAAAGTGCCTTATTCTCTGAAATTGGCAAGATCAATGATATCAGAAGAGTACTGGAAGGACTCGCTTTAAAACGAGCAAAAGGAAATTAA